A genomic region of Mycobacterium senriense contains the following coding sequences:
- a CDS encoding TIGR00730 family Rossman fold protein, with protein sequence MPGQRASSSEWSVCVYCASGPQHPELLGVAAELGEAIAERGWTLVWGGGRVSAMGAVASAARGRGGRTVGVIPKILMRREIADADADELIVSDTMHERKQLMEGRADAFVVLPGGLGTLDELLDAWTTAFLGLHDKPIVLLDPFGHYEGLWTWLCGLLDNGYISQVAMDRLVLVDKVSAALEVCAPG encoded by the coding sequence ATGCCCGGCCAACGCGCTTCGTCCAGCGAGTGGTCGGTCTGCGTGTACTGCGCATCCGGCCCGCAGCATCCCGAATTGCTCGGCGTCGCTGCGGAACTCGGCGAGGCGATCGCCGAGCGCGGCTGGACGCTGGTGTGGGGTGGGGGACGGGTGTCGGCGATGGGCGCGGTGGCGAGCGCGGCGCGCGGTCGCGGCGGCCGGACCGTCGGCGTCATCCCCAAGATCCTGATGCGCCGCGAGATCGCCGACGCGGACGCCGACGAGCTGATCGTCAGCGACACCATGCACGAGCGCAAGCAGCTCATGGAGGGCCGTGCCGACGCGTTCGTCGTGCTGCCCGGTGGCCTCGGCACCCTCGACGAGTTGCTCGACGCATGGACGACGGCCTTCCTCGGCCTGCACGACAAACCCATCGTGTTGCTGGATCCGTTCGGTCACTACGAAGGGCTGTGGACCTGGTTGTGCGGACTGCTGGACAACGGTTACATCTCCCAGGTGGCGATGGACCGGTTGGTGCTGGTCGACAAGGTGAGCGCGGCGCTGGAAGTGTGCGCACCCGGCTGA